The DNA region ACTGCAGCAAATTCCGCAGTAGCAAAGCCGTGGTCAAGGGTGAACCATGCTCGATGGTTCACCCTTGACGGCAAGCTCTTCATCACTAACTAAACAAGCTGAAGATGAAAGCGAATGCCTGTTGGATCACTTTTGCCAAAATTTGCTCGATTCCGGAGCTGGTCAAAATCTTCAACAGGATGCCCCCGAAGCTCGCCGCTGCTACGGTTCCGATTGCATACTCGGCCG from Actinomycetota bacterium includes:
- a CDS encoding DUF4244 domain-containing protein, which gives rise to MLKRIGRIDITSELGMTTAEYAIGTVAAASFGGILLKILTSSGIEQILAKVIQQAFAFIFSLFS